A genomic window from Cotesia glomerata isolate CgM1 linkage group LG7, MPM_Cglom_v2.3, whole genome shotgun sequence includes:
- the LOC123269440 gene encoding myosuppressin yields MNYLLSTTFIIMSVLSGEILGMPPAQCNPSILDEVPPKIRKVCDALSTIYQLGMAMENYIIDKAPILRENVPVIGNNVKRQDVDHVFLRFGRR; encoded by the exons ATGAATTATCTCCTGTCAACAACTTTTATCATAATGAGTGTACTCTCGGGAGAAATTTTGGGCATGCCACCAGCCCAGTGCAATCCAAGCATACTGGATGAGGTGCCGCCAAAGATTCGCAAGGTCTGTGACGCCTTATCGACCATTTACCAGCTTGGTATGGCTATGGAAAATTACATTATCGACAAAG ctcCAATTTTACGTGAAAACGTGCCGGTAATTGGAAACAACGTTAAGCGCCAAGATGTTGATCATGTATTTTTACGATTCGGAAGACGCTAA
- the LOC123268971 gene encoding uncharacterized protein LOC123268971, whose product MEEEKCTIQISRDLQEPMPLLLHPELHRGFIYTKEPDNTISVEAGDSIRVACPGGRIYFSRVKSYESATLECIRDKTFLLTHDGGTEMFHQIYCDKYPQHSVRRISRGCKVGVTGEIGFSIRTDERKEFIRIIDFCHDEQLGQTIYAHALIPSVIDSAEISVPRPSFTKSGFFEGISMDNIYSRSHQQETLALIVGSHKLANRYIHDRGNYFLSRGHLAAKLDFIFEAQQRATFYSVNTVPMWQNINDGNWKKIEKSVRNYASRRNRNLEVWTGSLGVLELEDFEGKMKKIYLDYHDEERVAIPVPKLLFKVVYDRYRLAGVVFITVNNPHLNRLTGDYVVCEDICTEINFSGWDMRTERGYSYCCSVDDFRNAFPYLPEFKTRRLLI is encoded by the exons ATGG aagaagaaaaatgtACAATTCAAATAAGTAGAGACCTACAAGAACCAATGCCGTTGCTATTGCACCCCGAATTACACAGAGGATTTATTTATACCAAGGAACCTGACAATACGATTAGTGTGGAAGCTGGGGATTCGATCCGCGTCGCATGTCCTGGaggtagaatttatttttcaagagtAAAATCATACGAGAGTGCAACACTTGAATGCATTAGAGATAAAACATTTTTGTTGACACACGATGGCGGAACAGAGATGTTTCATCAGATTTATTGCGATAAATATCCACAGCACTCTGTACGTAGAATTTCTAGAGGGTGTAAAGTGGGAGTTACTGGAGAAATTGGATTTTCTATTCGAACAGATGA ACGAAAAGAATTTATCAGAATAATCGACTTTTGTCACGATGAACAACTAGGTCAAACGATTTATGCACATGCATTAATACCATCAGTAATTGATTCTGCAGAAATTTCAGTTCCCCGGCCGTCGTTTACCAAGAGCGGTTTCTTCGAAGGGATTAGCATGGATAATATTTACAGCAGATCTCATCAACAAGAAACTTTGGCTCTAATTGTAGGAAGTCACAAACTTGCTAATCGATATATTCATGACAGAG GTAATTACTTTTTGTCGCGCGGTCATTTGGCAGCTAAACTCGATTTTATATTCGAAGCGCAACAACGTGCGACATTTTACTCCGTCAATACGGTACCGATGTGGCAAAATATTAACGACGGCAactggaaaaaaattgaaaaaagtgtcCGGAATTACGCGAGCAGACGAAATCGTAACCTTGAAGTTTGGACAGGATCACTGGGAGTCCTTGAACTTGAAGATTTTGAaggaaaaatgaagaaaatttacttggaTTATCACGATGAAGAAAGAGTTGCTATTCCTGTGCCTAAATTACTTTTCAAAGTTGTTTACGACAGATACAGACTAGCCGGAGTTGTCTTCATTACCGTAAATAATCCTCATTTGAATCGATTAACGGGGGATTATGTTGTTTGCGAAGATATCTGCacggaaataaatttttccggGTGGGACATGAGAACCGAACGCGGATACAGCTACTGTTGCAGCGTCGATGATTTTCGTAATGCGTTTCCTTATCTTCCTGAATTTAAAACGCGCAGATTGTTGAtatga